CAACCACTATTTCACTCTTCTTTAAACAACGCCGTACTCAAATATCTTTCTCCAGTATCCGGAGCAACTACCACTACTCTTTTTCCTTTTCCTAATTTTTTGGCCATCTGTAAAGCCGCATTCACCGCCGCACCACTGGAGATACCAACTAAAATACCTTCCTGGCTTGCAAGCTTCCTCGCAGTTATAAATGCGTCTTCATCGGCAATTTTTATTACTTCATCTATAATATTTTTATTAAGCACCTCAGGTATAAAGCCGGCACCGATACCTTGAAGCTTATGGGGGCCCGGTTTGCCTCCGGAAATAACCGGTGAAGCTTCCGGTTCCACTGCAATTACTTTAATTGATGGAATTTTTTCTTTTAATACTTCTCCAACCCCGGTTAAAGTACCGCCGGTACCAACTCCGGCTACAAATGCATCAATATTTCCTTCTGTCTGTGTCAAAATCTCTACTGCAGTTGTCCTTCTATGAACATCCGGATTTGCAGCATTTCTAAACTGCTGAGGCATAAAATAACCGGAATTTTGACTAACCAGCTCTTCCGCTTTTGCAATAGCACCCCTCATGCCTTCTGCGCCAGGAGTAAGTACCAGTTCTGCTCCATAAGCCTTTAAGAGATTTCTTCTCTCAATACTCATTGTATCCGGCATAACAAGTATTACCCTATATCCTTTTGACGCACCTACCATTGCAAGACCTATACCTGTATTACCACTGGTAGGTTCTACAATCGTAGAACCAGGCTTAAGTAGTCCTTTATTTTCTGCATCTATTATCATATTCAAGGCAATTCTGTCTTTCACACTGCTTCCGGGATTAAAAGATTCTAATTTTACCAATACTTCCGCACTATCTTCATCTACCAGACGGTTTAACCTCACCATAGGCGTTTGACCTATTAGTTCATAAATATAATTTGCAACACGCATCTTTATACCTCCCCTTATCATACATAATTTAATGCAACCAGTACACAAGCTTGAACAGTGTTAATCCCTTTTTCTTCTGCAAGCTTCAATAGTTCATCATTTACTGTACCAGGTTGAAGCCATATATTTTTTATCCCTAATCTTGCTGCTTCTTCCACTACTTTGATTCCATGTCTTGGCGCTACCACCATATCAATTACGTCCGGAACTTCAGGTAATTCGCTCAAGTTTGAATAGCACTTATCTCCTTCGACCTCTGAATAATTCGGATTTACAGGATATACTTTATATCCCCGGCTTTTAAGTTTCTGATAGATCTTGTAGCCATACTTCTCCTGATTTTCAGTAGCTCCAACCACTGCCCAGGTTTTCATTTTCAAAAGTTCTTCTTCTCTCATAGTTACCACCTCGTTATTTAGCATTTTAATTTAACGCATTGTGCTATATAGTTCACAGTTCTCAGTTCACAGTAGTAAACGATTTAATAGCTTTTACTGTGAACCGTGAACTTATTGACTTTATCTGCTATGTAAAATCATTATCAGTAAATATATAGCTAAATTATATTCCAATCACTGAGTTTCAAGGCTAAGAGCCTGTAGAAGATAACAATTTTCCTTTTTCATCAATAGCAATATATTTTGTCGCTACTTTACTTATATTTACCCTTCCGTTAGTAATATCAATCATATTTTGGATAAACTGCTCCGATTGTTGAGCATTCACGAGAACAAATAATGTCACATCCTCTTGATATATGGTACCATCAATAATATGTCCGGAATTTACTATTTCATTCTGGATTTTACCTAACAAAGTATAATCTGTTTTTATTTTAATATTATCACAAAGCCTCATGTATATAATTCCCGCAGCAACCAAACCCTCTTTAGCACTTCTTCCATAGGCTCTGACAAGTCCTCCTGCTCCTAAAAGCGTACCTCCAAAATATCGCGTAACTACAACCACTACATCCTGCAGTTGTTCTTTTTTTATTACCTCAAGCGTAGGAATACCTGCCGTACCTGCCGGTTCTCCGTCATCACTATACCTTTGGATATTGTTATTGCCAATTACATATGCATAAACATTATGAGCAGCATCCCAGTACTTTGATTTTAGCTCATTAATAAAATCTACAGCCTCCTGCTCTGTAGTCACAGGTTTTACACTAGCAATAAAACGGGATTTCTTTTCTATTATTTCTGCCTGTCCATATTGATATACCGTTTTATACTCACACTGATGTTTATTGTCCACTATCTACTCCTCACTCCCCACTATGTATTCTTTTACCCTCCCAAACATTACTTCATCCACCAGTACATTCATTACAGTGCCCTCCTGTGTATATTCTTCCCTAAGAACATCACATTTTTCATGAATCTGGGACACTATGCTTCCCACTGAATAAGGAACACATATTTTAACCTTTATCTTTTTTCCCGGAACAATATCGTCCATCAACTCCAGTAAATCATTTATGCCTTTTCCGGTTCGGGCAGATACTTCCACGCTGCCTTTAACCATCTGCCGATCCTGAGGCAAATGAATATCATCCTGCTTTAAATCTATTTTATTGTATACCATTATAATAGGCTTGCTCGCAGCACCTAATTCTTTTAATATATTGTTAACCACCAGTATATGCTGTTCTGCCACATCACTGCTGGAATCTACTACGTGTAGCAATACATCTGCCAATACTGCTTCTTCTAAAGTTGATTTAAAAGCCTCTATCAGACGGTGAGGAAGTTTTCTTATGAAACCTACAGTATCCACCAATAAAACTTTACGGTTATCTGAAAGTTCTATGCTCCTGACAGTAGGATCCAGTGTAGCAAACAGCTTGTCCTCTGCCAATACATCAGAATGGGCAAGGGCATTTAATAAAGATGATTTTCCTGCATTCGTATATCCAACTAAAGCAACAACAGGTATTCCTTCTTTCTTTCGCCTGCTTCTCAAAAGTTCCCTGTGTTTTTTAATGTCTTTTAATTCATCTTCAAGGTAGCTGATTCGTCTTTTAATATGTCTCCGGTCAGTTTCCAGCTTGGTTTCACCAGGACCACGGGTGCCTATTCCCCCTCCAAGTCTTGAAAGAGCAGATCCAACCCCAACTAATCTTGGCAGCATATATTTTAGTTGTGCCAGTTCTACCTGAATTTTTCCTTCTTTCGTAAGAGCCCGGGCTGCAAAGATATCCAGGATAAGTGTACTTCGGTCAATAACCTTGATACCTGTAATGTCTTCGAGATTGCGTACCTGTGACCCGGTCAGCTCATCGTCAAAAATAATGAGGTTAGCTCCCAAACTTTCGCAAACGGCTTTAATCTCCTTTACCTTGCCTTCACCAACATAGGTTGATGTTTCTATAAATGTCCTGTTCTGTAAAATGGCAGTCAATACCTCCGCCCCAGCCGTATCAGCCAGACGTGCAAGTTCTGCCAACGACTCTTCGGTGGTATCTTCCAAACTATTCCGATTTCCTGTATGTACTCCTACTAAAACCGCCCGCTCTTTTTTTTCTTGAGTTTCTATATATTCCATAGTACCTCCATTAATCTTGCATCTTCATTCTATTATATTTTAATATACTTTTGCAACAACTTATTCATTTCCATCCACTGCTTCAATATTTTACTCAAGTTCATGTCTATCGTCCAGAAAGCTACATCTTCTTTTGCATAAAGCTCACAGCTGCCTATGGGAGATTCGCCTAATCTCAAGACTACTTTGCCAATCTTTTGTCCTCTTTTAATGGGAGCAGTTAACTGCTCAGGGACGATAAATTCCCTTTCAATATTAGCTAATTCTGTATCATTCAGATGCATGCTGATTTCACCTTTATTTATTGCATAAACCTTTTCTTTCTTTCCCTTTACTACCGGGATGCTTATCATTTCCTGTCCATCGGGCAGGACAGTAATTAATGGAAAATTGGAAAAAACATAATTTAATATTTTACGGCTATCATTGGAACGGCTATATTTTGAATTTGCCCCAAGCACCACACTTATCACCTGCCATCCATCCCTTGTGGCAGAAGTAACCAGACATCTCCCTGCAGGCCCGGTATACCCGGTTTTCACCCCATCTGCCCCCTCATAGGAATGTAGCATTTCATTGGTATTTGTATATTCTTTCCCATTTTCCATTCCTTCACGGGGTACTACTTTTGATTTCGTTTTTACAACTTCTGCAAAAATAGGATTGGTAAGGCAGTACCGCGCGATTATTGCCAGGTCGTACGCTGTAGAATAATTATTTCTATCCAGACCATGAGGTGAGCCGTACTTTGTATTTTTTGCACCAATTTCAAGAGCCTTTTCATCCATCATTGCTACAAAGTTTTCAACATTTCCGGCTATATGTTCTGCTATTGCGATTGCTGCATCATTTCCGGATGGTAACATAAGGGCATATAATAAATATTCCAGCTTTATTTTCTCACCTACCTTCAAGTGGGCTTGAGAGCCGCCTACATATGCCGCCCTTTTACTTACCGTTACAATATCATTTAAATCTCCTTTTTCAATGGCTAATATTGCAGTCATCATCTTGGTAGTACTGGCCATTTGACGCCTGCTATAAGCATTTTTGCTATACAGTATTCTCCCATTAATTGTATCGATTGCCACTGCTGCTGGAGAAGATATTTTAGGAAGCTCGCTTTCACTCTGTTCTAAAACAGGTATTTCCTCAAAATCAAATTCCACGTCTTCGTCTTCTTGCGCTCTTATGATGTTTTGAAAAGAAAAAATGAATGCAATTATGATTATTATTGCTATGAAACGTTTATACCACAAAATCCACCACACCCTTACTTAACTTTACTTAAAACCTCAGGCAGGTTCAAAGTTATAATAAACCTACACCTTTATACATTTGTTATTCCTTTTATTAAGTTATTAGTTTTAAATTGATAATATAACTTAAAAAGTGTGGTGGTATTAAAAAAGCAACAAATACTTAACCTTTTAATCTTTCAATACAAACCGCAATGGGAGGATAGTTAATCTGATTTATAAAATGGTACATTAGCACACTGTACTTCCTGCAATCTAGTTCTCTTAGAAATCCCAAAACTGCATCTTTTTCCTCAAATCCGCTATCTCCTCCATAGTATATCACCAGCATTACAATTCCGTGAGGTACTATAAGCTCCAGACTTTTCTGAATTGCCATTATTGTCGTCTCAGGTCTGGTATGTATTTTATGGTCACCGCCAGGAAGATAACCGAGATTAAACATAACAGCCTTTATTCCTGCTTCCACATACCAGTCAATGTTTTCATGTCCATCTTTTATAAGTGTCACACGGTCCAGAACATTCTCATTTATTAGTTTTTCTCTTGTATTCTCAAGAGCTTTATCTTGTATGTCAAAGCAATAGACATGCCCACTATCTCCCACTAATTTGGCTAGAAACACGGTATCATTTCCATTCCCTGCAGTTGCATCTACCACAATATCTCCGGCACAGACTACCTTCTCAACAACTTCATGGGAGATGCCTAGGGAATTCTTAAGGACTCTCATTCTATTTTTCATCTCCTATAAATTTTATTCATCTATATGAAATGCACTAAAAACTTTACTATATATTACCTTATTTAGCCAGCCAAATCAATATGCAGCTTTATAATATCAACCTTGTAACATACTTTCAAGTTTTTTTGCATCATCTATAGGTGCCTGGCAAGCAAAGTTTTGACATACATAGGCAGTGGCTTTGTTATCTATGGACCGCTACCTTCTATATATTTACTGATAATGATTTTACATGGCAGATAAAGTAAATAAGTTCACAGTTCACGGTTCACAGTAAAAGCTATTAAATCGTTTACTACTGTGAACTGAGAACTGTTAACTGTGAACTAAGACACAGACAAAGGGACAGGTGCGTTATCTGCTAAGCTTTTTCTACAACATATAGACATAACAGACGATGTACCTGTCCCCCCGTCCTGTGTTTGCTAAAAAATGCGTCTGCTATTACATTTTTTCAATAAACTTTGGACAAAATAGCATTGGTGAAAGACCAGCTAATTAAAGTCAAGAGTTTTTAAGAAAAATTTTGAGAAATTTTTTTAGACTCCTGACGTTAATCAAAGGCATGACAACAAGACCACCTAAGTGAAGTAGACATAAAATAGCTGGTCTGAAATAATAAGTTGCTCTTTGAAAACTGAACATCAAGTACAAGTACTATTAAGCTGCTGTATGCTTTGCTGCAAGATTCTTCGCATGCTCTTGGGGGCTACGTAGCTGATAAGGCTTTCTATCCCTCAGAACAGCAAAAATATAATTAACAAGCTTACGCATAACAGCTCCCAAAGCTACTTTTTTAGGTTTGCTCCGGCACTTCTGTTGATAAAACTCCAGTAACACAGGGTTGCAAGCTGTCTTATCCCTCTTGGTACGGATATTGGCAAGAGCAATTGTAAAAAGCACCCTGCGAAGCAGCCTTGAACCCCTCTTAGACATCTTGTTACGTGTACCGGTAAACTCTCCGGACTGCATGACAGAGGGGTCAATGCCGAAATAAGCAACCAGCTTGCCCGGCTTTTTAAAGGCCGAAAAGTCGCCAATCTCCGCAAGAATGGTGGCAGCAGACAGAAGGCCTATGCCGGGAATGCTCTGCAAGAGTTCAAGCGTCAATGCAAGTACAGGCATGTCCTTTGCCAGGTCCTCATCAATCAGCTTATGGATGGCTTTAAGGACTTTCTCCAGGTTTTCCTCCAGGGTTCTGATCATGGAGATGTACACACCGAGCATGGCAATATTTGAGGAATTGTGAATGCTCAAAGGTTCAAAATCTCTGGCCTTGGAGACCAAAAGCTCATACTTTTCAGTTGCCCATTTAAGGCTTTTGTGGGACTTTTCCTGAATCATTGAAATCAGCTTGTTCCTGTCAGCCTTAAGAATATGGGCAGGCGTAGGATACTCCTCCAGGACTGCAAGAGCAGCCTTTGAAAAGATGTTGGGGAATACATCCTTAAAGTTTAGCATGAGTTGGTCAACAATACCCGTAAACCTGTTTTTGTAGGCAGTAAGCTCGTCAGAGAGCTTGTAGTACTGGCGGCAAAGGCTCCTTAAGCATTCAATATCCTCATCGAGGATATTAGTAGTTTTAAGCTCCTGAAATCTGTAGAGCAATGCAATTTTCCGGGCATCCACTTTATCATTTTTCACTTTTCTAATTCCAATATTTTTGATAGAATCAGTCTGGATGGGGTTTGTTACTGAAACCTCAAATCCAGCTTTACAAAGTGAATGGAAAAGGATTTTGTGATAGTGCCCGGTGGATTCCATGACGACGAAAGGCCTTGAATCAAAGTCCTTTTCCGTTTTTTTCAGCAATTCAACGGCTCTTTCAACGTCGGTACTGGAATCATGGCGAATCTTCATGCGGGCAATTACTTCATTGGATGGAGAAAGAATCGCCATCTCACTGAAGAACTTGCCCACATCAATGCCTGCAATGGGTCTGAAATTCATTAAAAATGCCTCCTTTACAAGATTGATGGACTTAAAAGCCTCCATTCCTTCCCATGTAAGCAAACAACCTTGCATGTGACACGAGGAACCAGCTTATTAGCTGGCCTCAACCAGCCAAATCATGTAGACTTACCGGAATGGATAAATACTCTTTCACACGGGTAATCGGCCCGCTAAGGTCCGTCCCAGGAGGTGATACACACACCTTCCAAGTCCGGAAGATATTATACATGATTTTCAAGGTTCAGGCCAACAGGTGCTGGCATAATGGCTAAGATGTGAAGCCGTATGATGTGCTTGATGTTTAGAAAAGTATGAAGTTTGAAGTGTTATGTTAACAATGATTTTTAATGGGTCGAACAGTGGCTTCGGTCACTGATTTAATACAATATTAATTGTACAAGCGAGGTGATAATATGACAGTACAAAGTGACTTGCAAAAAGCAATAGCATCCTGCGAGGCTGCCAAAGGAAGTTATGCAATGATGGCTCAATCAACTGAGGACCCGCAGGCAAAGCAGATGTTTAATAGTATGAAAGCTGATATTGATAGGCATATTCAATATTTAAACGGCAGGTTAAGTTACTTAAACCAGAATAATGATTTAAATAAAAAGAAGCAGTAGAAGTGATCAAGGGCGGCTAATATATGCCGCTCTTTAATTAATAAATAATTGGTCTCCTTCTTTCGTATTTGTCCGGCTGATGGTACCCGCAGGCAGTTCCAGCACCCTGACGGCTGTTTTTACCATTGGGCTAACCCGGTTGGGTTGAAGATTTTGAATTGTATGTACGATTGTGTTATCTCTCGAAATAAAGACAACATCCAGCGGAAATCTCATCCCAAAGGTATGTACCATATTACAGGGCATCAATATCAGACCCTCGCCTTCATCCAGTTCTTTTCTAAACATTAATCCTTTTAATCTGGACATAAACGTTTTTGCCAGTTTTGCTCTATCAGCCAAAATAAGATTATTATTAAAATTTTTAATTAGCATCAGGATTCACCCTCTATTTTTGTATCTTTTAAAAATCTTAACTCTTCTGTTATTAAATAAAAATACACTCTTATTTTTTAAAAGTATCAATCAACCTTATAACTACAGGTCCTAAAAGTACAGTAAAAATTGTAGGAAAGATAAAAAATACCATTGGTAAAAGCATCTTTATTGGGGCTTTCATCGCTTTTTCCTGTGCCCTTTGACGCCTCCGCAATCTCATCTGGTCTGATTGGATTCTTAATACATTGCCTATGCTAACCCCTAATTGATCCGCCTGGATTACTGATGCTATAAAAGTAGTAACATCTATCACAGCTACTCTCGCACTCATGTTTCTAAGTGCATCCCTTCTTGGCTTTCCCATTTTTATTTCCTGGAGAACCTTGTCAAATTCCTTGGCCAATACTCCCGGCATCTTTTCCACAACTTTCCCTAACGCTGCATCAAAACCAAGCCCTGCTTCTACACTAACCGTTAACAAGTCAAGAATATCCGGAAGGGTCTTTATAATTTCTTTTTGCCTTTGTTGAATCTTGGATATTAGTATAAGGTTAGGCCCCAGAATTCCTATCAAAACTTCTATTCCGGTGATTAAAGCCATCCTTTGGAATTCCGCTTTAAAGGCAATTCCGATTAAAATTGAACCTAATGGTACTAATACAGTTAGAAAAGCCTGCAAACTGAGCCACTCGTTTATTCCGAAATTATATGGAGTTCCTGCCGCAATAATTTTATTTTCATAATTGTTAATGATTTCTTTAGGGGTAACTCTTATCAGAAATGCTGCCAGCTGTTTTAGCATCGGTTGTACCACCCTTGTATGAAAAGGCTTTGCCAATTCTCCCTCTTCAGCATCTGAACTTTCGTTCATAGCTATTTTGTTGAGTCTTTGTGCTATAATCATTTTATTATTCCTGGAAAAGCTGTAAATTGCAAGTATAATTACAAATGTTGTAACAAATGAAAAGAATAAAATTAATAACATTTGCATTTCCTCACCCCCTCAGACTTCAATTTTTACTATTTGATTTATAAAATAGATCCCTAACAATTCCATAATAATGGATATGCCTACCATCATAAGTCCTAATTTACTGGTAAAAAGTACCCCAATATGCTTCGGGTTAATAAGTGCTAAAACTACACCCATGGCCGGTGGAAGAATAGAAATGATAAGCCCGGACATCCGGCCCTGTGCAGTAAGGGTCTTTACTTCTCCTTTTATTCGGACCCTCTCCCGGATAGTTTCAGAAATATTATCCAATATTTCTGCGAGATTTCCTCCTACCTGTCTCTGAATCAATATGGCAGTAATCATCAATTCCAGATCATCGCTTTCAACTCTCTTCACAAGATTTTCCAGAGCATATTCTGTTGAAAGTCCAAGATTAATCTCTTTTTTTACCTGTGCGAATTCTTCTGCTATGCTTCCTGACATTTCGGTTGAAGTTGCATCAATTGCTTGAAAAAAACTATAGCCTGCCTTCAAGGAATTTGAAATTAATGAAATTGCATCTCCCAATTGGTCATTGAGCAGCTTAATTCTTTTCTTTTTTTTCGATTTTACAAATAATATAGGCAAGTACCACCCTATTGTGCCCAGAGTCAGCCCGGTTATAATACTTTTTGAAACTATGAAAAACACAATCATGAAGGTAATTGCGCTGATAATGCATAGCGTAATAAACTCTTCACCTTTAAGAGGTATATGTGCTTTTATAAGCTGGGCCTGAATGTTCTTCTTATAACTGCTAAATATTCCCAGGTTTCCAATTTCTTTTCCCGAAGATAATAAATTTTTTATAATCCTGTTAAAATTTCGCTTTTCCTGACCTTCTTGAGCTTGGTCCACATTTACATACTTTTCTACCCGATTGATTAACTTCTTTCTAAATATGAAGATATTCACTACACTGTAACCGGCTAATAGTACAGTAATAAACGCAAAAAAAACAATAAGGTATAGCATTATTCCACCTCTATTATGGGGTAAGTTTATATTTTTTTACTTAAGAACAAATCTGAAGGTAATTTGACGCCTACACTTTCCAATTTTTCAAAAAACCTAGGCTTTATGCCTGTAGGCATAAATTCACCAAGAATTTTTCCTTTTTCATCTCTGCCTTTTTGTTTAAATATGAATATGTCCTGGAGGGTAATTACATCTCCTTCCATTCCTGCTACCTCGGTAATATGCGTTATTTTTCTACTGCCATCCTTTAATCTCGATTGTTGAATAATCAAGTCAATTGCTGAGGCAATCTGTTCCCTTATTGCTCTTACAGGCAGGTCCATCCCGGCCATAAGTACCATTGTCTCCAGACGCGACAGCATATCCCTGGGAGAATTTGCATGACCGGTAGTCAATGAACCATCATGTCCTGTATTCATTGCCTGAAGCATATCTAAAGCTTCGCCTCCTCTTACCTCACCTACAACAATTCTGTCAGGACGCATACGCAAAGAGTTTTTAACCAGGTCTCTAATAGTAATTGCACCTTTTCCTTCAATATTAGGAGGGCGGGTTTCCAGGCGTATTACGTGCTCCTGGCTTAGTTGAAGCTCTGCTGCATCTTCAATAGTAACAATTCTTTCGTCCGGTGGAATAAAAGATGATAATACATTTAAAGTTGTGGTTTTACCGCTGCCCGTTCCTCCGGAAACTACAATATTTAATCTTGCTTCAACGCACGCTTTAATAAATATTGCCATATTAGCATCTAATGAATTGAAATTGATAAGATCCTTAATAGTAAAAGGCCTTTCGGAAAATTTTCTTATAGTAATAACCGGCCCGTCCAATGCCAGCGGAGGTATAATCGCATTTACACGAGACCCATTCGGAAGCCTGGCGTCCACCATGGGAGAACTTTCATCAATTCTTCTGCCTATAGGCGCAACAATCTTTTCTATTACATGCATCACATGCTCATCATCGCGAAAAGTGACATCACTTAAAACCAACTTGCCTTTTTGCTCTATATAGACCTGTTTTGGCCCATTAACCATAATTTCTGATACATCCGGGTTATGAATAAGACTGTTAATAGGTCCAAATCCAATGGTTTCATCAATAATTTCCGAAATAATTTTTTGCCGGTCATTTCTTGAAAGAGGTACGTTTTCTTCTGATAAAGCTTTTTCTACCAGTAAAGCAATCTTTTTTTCCAATTCCTGAGAATCTTCTCCATCTTCTATATCATCTGGATTTATTTCATTTACAATTCTGTCAAATATTTTCTTTTTAATATCACGAAAAGGATCTTTCTTCTCAAAATGGCCAATTTTTTTATTTTTCCCGGCAAAACCGGCGTCATTCATTTCTACAGCTTTCTCTTTTTCTAATCGTTGTAATAGTGACATATGTGTTTCACCTCTCACTATTTTCTTCACATTCCACAAACTATTTTAAAATCCCAATATTTTTTGGAAAAACGACTTTTGTTGTGAGATATGTTTCTTTTCATTTGTAAGATGATAACCAATTTCATATATACTTTTTGCTACTTTTGTTTCTGCCCTGGTCAGGACAAAAGGAAAGCCTTTATTAACCGAATTTATTACAGTTTGGTTATCCTCCGGAATACTGATCCATATTTTATTCTTGACAGTGTCTTCAAAATCTTTATATGTAATGCCAAACTGCTCTGATGCCTTATTTAAAACTATTTTGACTTTGGAATCGGAATAATGCAATGAGTCCATTACTTCAAGGCCGGATTTGACATTTTTAATGGTTGGCAGGTCCATAGTAGAAATAAATAATACTGCATCTGATGCGTCCAGTGCGGTCAAAGTAGTCTCATTAAAATTTTGTGCAGTATCTATAATGATATAGTGATAACTTGCTTTTAATACCTTTATAATCTTTTCTATATGCTGTGCAGTTACATATTCGGCATATTCCGGTTTTACCGGTGCCGGCAGCACTCTTACACCGGAAAAATGGGTTACAAGGTACTCTTCCATCAGCTCTTCATCCAGAATATTTATTTCTTTTATAAGTTCTGTTATGGTGGTCTTAATGGAAACATTTAAATGAATCGCCACATCACCAAAGAGTAAATCAAAATCAAGCAGTGCAACTCTTTTTTTAGTTTGCCGGGCGATGGTAACTGCCAGATTTGTAGCGATAGTAGTTTTACCTACTCCTCCCTTGGTACTAAAAATAGATATTATCTTTGAATTTATCTCACCTTTATCTCTCGGAACAGCACTTTTCTGTTTTCTTTTAGTTTCGAGATTGTAAGTTTTTACAATAGTATTAACCAATTCTTCTCCGGTAAAAGGCTTGGTAATATAATCTCTGGCTCCCGCAGTCATTGCTTTTCGCAGGTATTCCTGTTCTATTTGGACTGACATAATGACAATCGTAGTCTCAGGAACCTCCAGAGAAATTTCCTCTGTTGCCTTAATTCCATCCTTTACCGGCATATTAATGTCCATCAATATTATATCCGGTCGTACTTCCCGGACAAGAAAAACTGCGTCTTCTCCATTTTCTGCTTCCCCGACAACTTCTATCCTTTCATCAAAAGATAACAAGGTTTTAATATTCTCTCTAGTCTCTCTAACGTCATCGGCTATGATGACCTTTATTCTTTCATTCATTTTTCCCCTTCTTTCTATTAATATAATTCAATTTATGAATAAGATACTTTTTATTTGGGTAAAACTACTTTTCCCCTATCCGTTACCAGATCCTCCCTTATGACGCCTTGCGTTGAAACAATATCATGGTCACCTACACGGCGTAATGCCATTTTCAGTACACCCATTTCTTCACCGAGAGCTAGTCTTTCTGCCTCCTGCAAGGTTACGGCCAGGGTAACTGTCTTCGGTAATTCTGTTCTTGGTCCTTCCGGAACATCCTGCAACTGTCCCATCCCTAATACCAAAATATTTTGCAGTATCACTTTGGAAGTTCTGGGATATACAATTTTTTGCCGGTTATCTTCAATTTCATATTTATCAAAAGTTGCAAGGATATCTACGTAATCCCCCGGTCGAATAAAATCTCCTACCTCTGTAGCTTCGTTTACATTGATGGTTACAGCTCTTTTACCTTCAGGAACTGCATAAGATAAGAGAAGTTTTTCTTCACCAATCAATCTGTCCTTAAGTATCTGTTCACCCTGTATAATTCTGTCACTCGCCCTTTTCCCCATAACTTCATTGATATCCGTACACGCTTGTGCATTAGCATAGGATTTCAGCACTTTTTCAATTTTCACATCATTAGAGGAGATCTCTGCCCTTTTTTCTATAGTCTTTACTGCAACGACTACATTTGTATATTCAACATTATTCTCAGACTTCTTTATTCCTTGAAGGTATGAGTAGATCAAAAATGAAGTGACTAATGCCAATACAACTGCTAAAAGTAATATTTTTTTATTTCCTGCTTGCATGGGAGATTCCTCCTATTCTACTAATTTTACTGCGTATAGACCATAATCCCTACCTGTCCCGTCGCTATCACCCACTGTAATATTTTTTATAAATCGTCCAAGTACCTGCAA
This portion of the Petroclostridium xylanilyticum genome encodes:
- a CDS encoding CoA-binding protein, which gives rise to MREEELLKMKTWAVVGATENQEKYGYKIYQKLKSRGYKVYPVNPNYSEVEGDKCYSNLSELPEVPDVIDMVVAPRHGIKVVEEAARLGIKNIWLQPGTVNDELLKLAEEKGINTVQACVLVALNYV
- a CDS encoding class I SAM-dependent methyltransferase; the protein is MRVLKNSLGISHEVVEKVVCAGDIVVDATAGNGNDTVFLAKLVGDSGHVYCFDIQDKALENTREKLINENVLDRVTLIKDGHENIDWYVEAGIKAVMFNLGYLPGGDHKIHTRPETTIMAIQKSLELIVPHGIVMLVIYYGGDSGFEEKDAVLGFLRELDCRKYSVLMYHFINQINYPPIAVCIERLKG
- the cysK gene encoding cysteine synthase A, producing the protein MRVANYIYELIGQTPMVRLNRLVDEDSAEVLVKLESFNPGSSVKDRIALNMIIDAENKGLLKPGSTIVEPTSGNTGIGLAMVGASKGYRVILVMPDTMSIERRNLLKAYGAELVLTPGAEGMRGAIAKAEELVSQNSGYFMPQQFRNAANPDVHRRTTAVEILTQTEGNIDAFVAGVGTGGTLTGVGEVLKEKIPSIKVIAVEPEASPVISGGKPGPHKLQGIGAGFIPEVLNKNIIDEVIKIADEDAFITARKLASQEGILVGISSGAAVNAALQMAKKLGKGKRVVVVAPDTGERYLSTALFKEE
- the hflX gene encoding GTPase HflX; this translates as MEYIETQEKKERAVLVGVHTGNRNSLEDTTEESLAELARLADTAGAEVLTAILQNRTFIETSTYVGEGKVKEIKAVCESLGANLIIFDDELTGSQVRNLEDITGIKVIDRSTLILDIFAARALTKEGKIQVELAQLKYMLPRLVGVGSALSRLGGGIGTRGPGETKLETDRRHIKRRISYLEDELKDIKKHRELLRSRRKKEGIPVVALVGYTNAGKSSLLNALAHSDVLAEDKLFATLDPTVRSIELSDNRKVLLVDTVGFIRKLPHRLIEAFKSTLEEAVLADVLLHVVDSSSDVAEQHILVVNNILKELGAASKPIIMVYNKIDLKQDDIHLPQDRQMVKGSVEVSARTGKGINDLLELMDDIVPGKKIKVKICVPYSVGSIVSQIHEKCDVLREEYTQEGTVMNVLVDEVMFGRVKEYIVGSEE
- a CDS encoding YigZ family protein, whose amino-acid sequence is MDNKHQCEYKTVYQYGQAEIIEKKSRFIASVKPVTTEQEAVDFINELKSKYWDAAHNVYAYVIGNNNIQRYSDDGEPAGTAGIPTLEVIKKEQLQDVVVVVTRYFGGTLLGAGGLVRAYGRSAKEGLVAAGIIYMRLCDNIKIKTDYTLLGKIQNEIVNSGHIIDGTIYQEDVTLFVLVNAQQSEQFIQNMIDITNGRVNISKVATKYIAIDEKGKLLSSTGS
- a CDS encoding D-alanyl-D-alanine carboxypeptidase family protein yields the protein MEFDFEEIPVLEQSESELPKISSPAAVAIDTINGRILYSKNAYSRRQMASTTKMMTAILAIEKGDLNDIVTVSKRAAYVGGSQAHLKVGEKIKLEYLLYALMLPSGNDAAIAIAEHIAGNVENFVAMMDEKALEIGAKNTKYGSPHGLDRNNYSTAYDLAIIARYCLTNPIFAEVVKTKSKVVPREGMENGKEYTNTNEMLHSYEGADGVKTGYTGPAGRCLVTSATRDGWQVISVVLGANSKYSRSNDSRKILNYVFSNFPLITVLPDGQEMISIPVVKGKKEKVYAINKGEISMHLNDTELANIEREFIVPEQLTAPIKRGQKIGKVVLRLGESPIGSCELYAKEDVAFWTIDMNLSKILKQWMEMNKLLQKYIKI